DNA from Denticeps clupeoides chromosome 7, fDenClu1.1, whole genome shotgun sequence:
GAGAGGATAAAAACAGCACCATATATGGCATTACAAATATTGAGACAGGAATAAGTGCATTGGGGTTACAGCGGCGTCACGGCAGTCACTGTTCACTTGAAGGGTGCATTACAGCGGGGCAAGAGAGTGACAGTTTCCTGTTTCTAATGGGAAGGTGGCTTTACGAGAGACTGAACATCTTCATGATAGCCTGGTCCTTAGAGTGTCCCTGACattattcagaatcagaaagaCACCGCCAGACACAATCTGGCCAATTGCTAACATTGACTGAGTGTGAATATAAACACGTGAGACGTTTCTGTCATGTGCAAGCTGCACTTGACCAGCACCATGACAGATGCCTAGGTCTCTTttgtgagaaagaaagaaagaaagaaagaaagaaagaaagaaagaaagagaggaccTGCATCTTGGACTCACAGGAAAATCACAGGATCATCATATGTTTGTGGAGCAGCTTTTACTGTAAATGCTAATGGGATCATTCCAGAAAATAAACCCGTAAAGGGAAAGACAAATCCATAAACAGCTCATGGAAATTATCGACTGTCCATTGGTCAATAAAATGCTTGCTCGTCCTCTCCAATGACATTGTCATCTTAAACTACTCTTGTATAATTTTAACAATGCCATCTGCCAGATGCGACCGTCTGGGGGATTACAGGGTGGCCTTACACAGCATGGGCATCTCTCCATGGCTCATATTATCAGTTTGCCCACAGGTAGGCTGTTTACGAATATGTATCTATACATGGCATACAGAACCAAGCACATCTGTAAAATGCCCTCAGCCCCGCAACTCGTACCCAGATTGCAACTGGCACAGATTAAGGGCCCGTTCTTATTGGACTGCTGCCATATGCTCATGCAGCTGCCCGTGGCTGCCAGCAAGCATGCAGGATTTACACACTAACAATCACGTGCCCCCGTGACTGGCACGCTGCAGGCACAAACCAATTAGCGCCGGCAAAGATCAACCCAACAGCGCCCTCTGCAGCCAGACTGCTGAAGTTAAAATGGAAACGAAGAGGAAGCAAATCCTTTCTCACCTACAATTGTTTACTACaaattttatgtgtattttcgCTTCTATTCTTTTCCCCGGTGCATTCATGACAACGAAACATTGTTGAATGagcaaacatttattttaataacccTAAAAGCAATCTATAGCGCCACCTGTCGTTCAAACTAGTACTTTTTGGAAAACGCAGGCAGGCAGAGTTAATCAATTGAAGAAAGGCGGGCTCGCTTACAGAAACACTTTGAACATTTGCTATTACATTTATAGATTCAACTACATGTATAAACGCGCAGTCTAAGTGTTACATTTTACCggtatgcaacaaaaaaaaaatgttaattcctTTCCGGTGTGAAACTCGTCAGGTACTCGTCAGGTAATGCCTGCCGCCTGCGACCAGCACCACGGCGGCGCAGGGagtggcgcggcgcggcgcggcgcaggTTCGGGCTCCGGGACGCCGACATGGAGCTGTGCGAGATACTGTACAACAAGGCGGAGTACATCGAAACGGTCAGCGTGTGCATGTTCGCGCTCGTGTCTCGCATTGGACGTTGAAACGATCACAGTTGCCTCGAAAACCGCAGGCTAGGGTGGCTAACGTAGCCGAATTTTAGCCATTTTAGTCAACAGCGTGCTTTTATACCTTGAAAACGTTAGTGCGGTTTTTTATGTGCACAGTGGGTTGTTGCTAAATGGTTTTGACATTTGAACAGACATTTAATAAGAACATAGCAACCCCATTGACGCTTTAGCTAGACCATTTAGCTGGCTAGCTTCACTGACATCTGCAGTCTTTTTTACCCCCAGGCTTCTGGTAATAAAGTCAGCAGACAGTCGGTGCTTTGTGGGAGTCAGAACATCGTGCTCAATGGAAAAGTAAGTACGTCACGCATTAACGtaggtgaaataaataaataactccaGTTTAGCCTCCGTagaggtgctagtagcctagtcggtaacacgctcgcctatgaaccagatcccactgactaccattgtgtccctgagcaagacacttaaccctgagtgtctccaggggggactgtccctgtaactactgattgtaagttgctctgggtatgggcgtctcataaatgctgtaaatgtaatgattgtTGACGTTGAATTTCAGACGATCGTCATGAACGACTGCATCATCAGAGGGGACCTTGCTAACGTGAGGGTGGGAAGGCACTGTGTCATCAAGAGTCGTAGTGTCATACGTCCACCATTCAAAAAGTTCAGCAAGGGGTAAGGCTTTTCTTTACAGCAGTTCTTAAGAGAGGTAGCTTTAAACAGATGTAGGTTTGTAAAAATTGGTTCATGATGCCGCCACTGGTTCTTGGTTTTAATGTGTTATGGCTGTTTTGTATATTTCAGAGTGGCTTTCTTCCCCTTGCACATCGGGGACCATGTGTTCATAGAGGAAGACTGTGTTGTTAATGCAGCTCAGATTGGATCTTATGTCCACATTGGCAAGAATTGTGTTATTGTGAGTACGTTATTAAGGTTTATTTCAGTAGGTTTATTGCTGTTAAGTGTGTGACCAATATCTCTCCAGTAACGTTTTatgtgcataataaaaaaaaatgtttgttttaggGTCGGCGCTGTGTTCTAAAGGATTGCTGTAAGATTCTGGATAACACCGTTCTCCCTCCTGAGACAGTGGTCCCGCCCTTCACAGTGTTTTCTGGTTGTCCAGGTAGGTCATGTTCAGCAGTCCAGAGGTGCTGTGCTGATTTTGTGTTGAGGATGACTCTTGAATGTGtcatcttttttctgtttttaggcCTCTTTTCGGGAGAGCTGCCAGAGTGCACACAGGAGTTGATGATTGACGTGACTAAGAGCTACTACCAGCGGTTCCTGCCACTCAGTCAAATCTAAAAGCACCCACAGCTGTGGAGTCATGGACCAATAAGAACTCTCTATCCATTTTCATAAAGCTTCTCAGAATAGGAGTGCAGATGGAGGTTTAAGCTGACCTGTGTGGAAGCAGGGAAGGGTTGATCCTTGAATCATTCCTTGTCTAAGAGACTTTATGAAATGCAGACCAAGGGGTCTGGGGGATTTGTGATTTGGCAAAGGAAGGTAAGATCAGCTTAAACGAGAAGTGAAGAGGAAGTGCTTACTGTACAAAATTTCTGGTCACCAAGCTCTTTTATATTGTTTTCTCAAGTATGTGTGGGATCTGTTTGCGTTAATGTCATTTTGCCATTATCCATCCAGTTTCTTTTTAAGCATCCAGATCACAAGTCTGGATTACAGCACTGCAAACTACAGATTTAGAACACGTTGGTTCTGCTTCATTTTAGGCTGTTATTTATTGCCACCATAATGCAATACAATATAATTGCAAAAAATTCAACGTTTAATGTGTTATTATGCAAACCATTCATTTAACTGATCCATTTGTGTTTTATGCAGTTTAATCAATTTGTGTCCAAAACAATACCGTTGTGCCCccagtatatacatttttagacTGATTGTATTTGTAGCCTGCAGATAATGGAATCTGCCAAAAACTGATCTCAAAGGTATCAGTCATTTGACCACATCCATTGCATTGAGTACATGCCAATGTACTCAATGTGCAAATCAGAATGTATTTGGTACAGCTGAAGATCT
Protein-coding regions in this window:
- the dctn5 gene encoding dynactin subunit 5, whose product is MELCEILYNKAEYIETASGNKVSRQSVLCGSQNIVLNGKTIVMNDCIIRGDLANVRVGRHCVIKSRSVIRPPFKKFSKGVAFFPLHIGDHVFIEEDCVVNAAQIGSYVHIGKNCVIGRRCVLKDCCKILDNTVLPPETVVPPFTVFSGCPGLFSGELPECTQELMIDVTKSYYQRFLPLSQI